The nucleotide sequence GTTCTAAAACTATGTAAAAtactttcttcaaagaaaaatgtttctgggaGCCTGGCTACtcagtggagcatgggactcttaatcttggggttgtcaATTTGAGCCCCATAGTGGGTGTGgatattactttaaaacaaaatccttatttattttttatttatttgagatcgagagaaagagagcgagaacaagccaggggaaggggccaaggctgaaggagaagcaggctccctgctgggcagaaaacccctatgtggggctcaatcccaggaccccaggatcatgccctgaggtgaaggcagacatttaactgacggaaccatccagacaccccaaaaacaaaatcattaaagaaaaaaaaatagaaatgtctcTGGAATGGACGGTCAACCTTAAAAACATACTTTGGAAAAAGCTTCCTTTTAGGAAGACCTGGGTTATTCCTAAGTACCTGAGGCAAAATAgcgggtccctgggtggctcagttggttaagcctctgccttcagctcaggtcatgatcccggagtcctcaGATcaaagtcccacatcggactcccagctcaatgggaagtctgcttctccctctgacctcccctctcatgctctctcactctgtctctctctctctctcaaataaataaaatctttaaaacaaaacaaaacaacaacaacaaaaaaatagctaTCTGTGAGCTTTCTGTGTATATACAAAAGACACCCTCTGCAGCTTGAGCCTGACGGAGCCACGTGAACCAGAAACTTGCTAGTCACATGTAAACTCAGTTGGCAAGGTTTCCCCCATCTTAAGTCTGCGAAGATTTTAATAACAAATCTGAGTCCTAAAAGTCAGATATATAAATTATCAATTTCTGGTAAGTCCTCTTTAAAACATGTAACAATGAGAAACTAAAAGGCAATAAGAAGTCCTAGCAAAGACTCAGATAAGGACGTCAACTCAGCTTTTACAGAGGCAGAGCATAAAATCATCTTTCAGGATCTCTATTTCTAGTCTCTTGTTTACCTAGATAAGGTTGTTTATTTGCCTAAATTAGCTTTTCTTCAAGTTTCTAGGGAAAAAAGCTACCCACCTTTTGCCATATAAATTTCTAGCAGctaatctataaaaaaaattatagacacacacatacatccagTATTACATTTCAGAGTAGAAGAGATCCCAAGAGATTACCAAACCCACTAATAAGCAAAACTTCCCAGGGGGCTTCCCCAAAATACCAATTTCCTAAGACTCACCCCAGATATATTCAATCAAAATCtggagtctttatttttaaaaagatcccccATGATTCTAATCATCAGCCAGGTAGGTCTTAACTGCTGGTTTAGGGCACCCTCTGCCATAACATCACTGTAACAATAATGTCAGATAGCAAAGacagttttgttttataagtaatgattcaaaatccaaaagatacaaaaaggtGATAAGCCTTTCTCATTTACCCCTGTCCCATTTACTCTTCACAAGCAACCAGTATTACCAGTTGCTTACCTGTCCTTCTAGAGATCCTTTATGCATACACAGGAACATATAGATCTTTCCTCTAAATAATGACAGTGGCAAACAATACCTTTTGAACAAATCAAGGTTCAGTACAATGTGTGTTTTGGAGATTTTCCCCATCGGTACAAagagcttctttattttttcacctgCCTGGCATATGCCATTTTGTGGATGTATCGTACTTGATAAATCAGTCCCCCTTCATTGGACATCTTACgttattccttgtcttttcctgCAATGCATAGTCTTGTACAGACATCATCTTGTACATGTGCAAATCTATGTGTCTGATGAATTCTGGGACATGGAAATGTTAAATCAAAGGTACTGTAATTCTGACAGATATTGCTGAATTGGCCTCCTCGAAGATTCTAACAATTTTCACTCCCATCTGCAAGGTGAAATAGCCTGGGCTATACACTGATCAGAATAAAAACAGTGCGAGGGGCTTACTTTCTACATGCTTCTCTGAAAATATCCCACTATTATAGCCTAATGATATAACAAATGACATTCTGAAAACAACTTCTGTATCATGGAAATCTGCCTAATCTTACTGTTACTATTAGAAAGTTTTCTGATTATTGAAGCCCAAGAAAAAGAGGAACTAAGACAAAGGAGAAGCTGAGGTTAAGGCAATGCTTGCCATCCTTAGCTGACATACAGAGCCTGGAAAGTCTTTTTCCTTACTTCAgcataaatgatttaaaattttccacttaCTACACCAAATGCTGTTCATGTGAAAAAGTAACCGATTGTgctgtttattgttttttgttttaaaaagattttatttatttatttgtcagagagagagagagtgagcacaggcagacagagtggcaggcagagtggtaggcagaggcagagagagaagcaggctccctgctgagcaaggagcctgatgtgggactcgatcccaggacactgagatcatgacctgagccgaaggcagccacttaaccaactgaggcacccaggcgtcctctgtttattgttttaatcAACAAAAAGTTGATACTTTAAATCTACAAGTGTTAGGTTTACCAGGTCTTGCACAAAAACTTTTCTAAATAAAAGCAGGGTGTCCAAAGGGACTCACTATAGCTGAGGAAAAAGAATGTCATGCAGAAGGCATCCTACAGAGAGAACAAGCTAGAGAAACACAACCAGAAGACTTCATCTCTTTTATAATGCACAAGGACTAcgaggggagaaaaaagggaacaggTTTTTAACTAAAACAgctgacaattttattttcacatttcacaatacaaatgaaaattactttttttttttttgtcccactACTCCCCTGCAAAAACTATTCTCTCTTTGATAGGAAGGGCAAGCAAATCTTCCTTGTCCTGCTGTGAAAAAACACCCAGAGTCACAGCACCATGATCTCCTGGTGAAGTAGAACAagtaatataaaatgaatataaagagGTTCCTGTCTCTCCTTATCTGTCCGGTCGAGTCATTCCTGGCCGAGTGGGCACCATCATGGGACGGGCAGGAGGTCTCATCATTGGGGGCCCAGGCATCATTGGCATGTGGCCTCCCATAGGTGGCCTCATTCCAGGAGCTGcaggacaaaagaaagaaaaggaaaaaagagagtcagAAAATACTATTTATGAGCGAGCTTGATGGGACTTcaattaaagacaaaaaagtaGCCCCCCCCTGCAAAATGCTGGAAGAAAGACATACTTGACagaagaaatgcaacaaattcaTCACATCTGTAAAGTAGACATTCTCAAACAAAGAACGAAGGTCAACACAAGAACCGTATGGGAATCATGATCTAATGATAGTAAGGGGGAAACTATTAATAGACTGCTTTCCAGAAACCACCAGGGACACTAGTTCCCTAAATTGACCTTTTCTAACTCAGGGAAATTCACAACTAATTACAAGTTACTCAGTCAGCATTTTAAATCAGTTCTACCCACCATATAACCAGGAGCTATTTCATGAATGTACACAGGCACAGAGGACAATCTTACCACTAAGCGTTTGTTCGGAGTTGTAGGAAAGGTGAGCAGGAGGCCCATGCTGAGAACCTGTTAGTAACCATACTTAGCTCAAGTCAAGAAAAATAGGCAATAATGTGATTTACAACAATTAGTGCACACAcgaaaatctgatttttctaatGCATGTTAGAAACTGTTAAGGAATTTTTTGCAGTGTCCCATCAATATACCAGCCAAGTGAATgagccagggcagggagggcaagTGAAGGTGGGGGTTGAGGAGGAACATTATAGGCAGCCTCACAAAATTGAGAATATTCTACCTCCTCAGCTGAGTGGTGGGTTCACGGGTATTCATTTTACTATTATGCCTCATAATTTTCaggtcttctttttaaatataaaaattgacaTAATTACTTATTAAACCATTTTGATTAACGGCTTGAGATAAATGGTTCAAGAGAAAACTATATTCAAAGCCAAATACAGCCTTTTCACAAGAAGTAAAacacaagtatatgaaaagacaCAACAGGTACAGAATTTTTCAATTTCCAACAGGAACAGAGAATAATACTAAACTTCTAAGTATCTTATTTAAAAACCCCAACTTAACATAACCTATATTCAGCATTTCCTAGAGGAAATTCATCTGGACCAAAGACTGAAAACGAGGCATCTGAAAAGTTGTTTACTTTAGTCTCCACAGTACATTTAACTGTAATTAGTTGCCAAGAGTGGCAACTAAGAGTCTAATTACTAGTAAGTAGTAagtctagatttcttttttaaactttttattatggaaatgttcaaacatacacaagaatagaaaaaaaagaggataaagaaCATCCATGTACCCATCATCCagcttcagtatttatttatccCTGGCCAACCTTCTATCTTATCCCAACCCGTTCTtaaccctgcccacccccaactagttaaattattttaattcagataattgtattattgtcttggctgaaaacaataaaatactcagGAGAACTGGCAACACCAAACCTGAATTATCAAATGTCAATAGCAGGCTGGAGCTGAGTTCTAGAAGCCTTCTTTAGGTGTTTCATGCATTCACCAGTTCACCACATCCCTAACCCCTCTAAGAATTTGAATTTGTGACCCTGATTTAAGAATGCAAAAGAAGCCATGTAAGTCACTTTGTTTTGGGTCAGAAGCCAGTAAGGCAGAAAATCTTATCTAGACTCTCCTCATATCCCTCTAAATGATACCCACAGCGAGCACACTGAATGCTTCTGCCTAGGAAGCTACTGTAATACCTTTTTGTACCTTGTCTTACCAGCTGAGTTGGAGGTTTCTTATGGTCATTGTATTTACTCTAATTACATAATTTGTTTtgcaaatcaataaaatgaatataaaaaaagaactgtttggggcacctgggtgcctcaggtggttaaacagctgcctttggcttgagtcctgatcccagggccctgggatcgagccccacatggggctccttgctcagtagggagtctgcttctccctctgcctgccactcccccggcttgtgctttctctcaaccCCCCACTCTATGTCAAATAcagaaattaaatctttaaaaaaaaaaaaaaaaagaactgtttccATGAAAACTAAGTAGGTATTTAGAAAACCTCAAGTAAATCACCCCAAGAAGTGCTCACGAATTTGGTAGGCGAAGGGATCATAAAAGATTGGAACTAGACTGCCTCACAAGGTTTCtaaccatgaaagaaaatgaaaataaagttggtAAAGAATGCATtatgggggggtgcctgggtggctcaatctgttaagcgtctgccttcgaggactccctgtttggcagggagtctgcttctctctctccctctgcctgccactccccctgcttgtactctgcttcaaactgaaacagagaaaagTAGCAGCAGAAGTATTTACCTACCCTCCCCTTTATCTCCCCTTGGAACAAACTCATCTACTTTTCCCTCCATTATAAATGGCCAAAAGTAAGGAGGAGGCAAGTAAgtggcaggagggagaagaagaagaaaaaaaaaaggagccttaTCCTGTTTTTAGTAGTACAAGGTCTTTGGGTATCATCCAGTTACACtggtaaaacaaatatttctttttatcattacaGATTTGCCAAATATAATTTGTTGCAATAACATGTTTAACGGTGAACTAAGAATCCTATTGAAACAGAGAACTAAAACACAATGAAGCATCCTAAAAGGAAAGAGATTCAAACTTACCAGGTCCCACTGGCATcatcccaggaggaggagggcccaTCATGGGCATCATGGGAGGGCCCCCCATGTGGGGCGCTGGCATCATACCAGGGCGAGGAGGACCCGCTAGAGTAACAAATGGGGGCAGAGGTTAAGATACGcttacatattaatattttctcttctatgaaACTAGTGGGGCATCATAGTCTAAGTCCAAGTTCTGGAACAACAGACTTCTTATGGTTTCTTTTATATAAGAGCAGAGCAGCAAACATAATTATTCCACGAAACTTTATgtccaaaaaacaagaacaagactGCCTCgacagaaatataaaatcaagTCAGGTTctcccaagttaaaaaaaattccagaagtttatttatttatttttttaaaaatattgtgctttctgtagagtttcTGTCAAACTAAAGCCACAAGCACCTAATCCCAGgtccgttttttaaaaaatcaaaatctttaaaagattctTTGGAACTATGAAGATAAAGATGTATATGCAGAGATATTCTTGACAGTATATTTACAAAAATCTggaacaacttaaatgtccaacAATATGAAAATGGTTTGATTAGTTATGGCACATTCATACTATAAATCATTCTACTATTAAAATAATGGGGTTGGGTGCCAGCCAGCCAAAATACAGACTAGGACAGAGAAGTAACCTGAGAGCCACTGTGACCCGAGGCCTGATTGGTCCCAGGATGGCGGAAGCCCAAGAAAGATTTGGTGGGCCGTTAGTGGCTGACCTGCATTAGTGTGCAACTATATAAATAGCCTACTTCCCCAAGTTTATATCCAGGGTTACTTACAAGACCAAGTTTAGGTTTCTGAATTCAATTTCAATCTGAGCCTTTTCAGGAGAGCCATGGAACTTACGGCCTAATTACTCTATTTTCCTTCTGTCattcagaaacaaaaaaccttcatAGAGAGGAGAGGCCTTTGATCCCTTCCACTTTCAAATGTCTGATTCTGTCTTTCCCAAGGTACATATATTGGTGTTAGGTGggttagaaaataggaaaaacgACTGAAGAGTTTATCTACTACTTTAATCCTCCAGTGTTGGGTTCACGGAAGTAAATGATGTAATGTACTCATCGatgtattaatattttagcttacctaatataataataataatgagctTCATACATGAGCTCATCTAATCACAGGTACATTCTGACCTTTCCATTCAATTTGTATCAGACCCACTTGGGAAGTCACAAACACAATATCCTAGCAACAACACTATCTAactcttaatatattttagaaatgatacCACTGAAGTTGTTTTCATTTACTATCTATATATTCAGTACATGAGCATTCAAAAGTCAACTGTGAGGTAATCTAACAAAATCAACAGATTATCTGCTGCCCTGAAGTTATGGTTGTTAAGAAGAAAACTTCATAAACTTACGGAGACTGGGGGGAGGTGGGATCATTGCccctgcaggaggaggagcagagaatgGAGTAGGAGGTATCTTTCCTTGTTGAAATGCAGCGGCTTTGAACAGAGTaaggaaaaaacaacacacaGTGAATAAGAACTCAACAACTCACTAACCAAAataaccattttcttttaaatcattaacGGTCCCAATTATTTCACTTTACTTCATTTAAGATTATTACATCACAGCCTCTAGAAGTTTTAAATCAACCGTAGGTATTTACCAGCAAACATTACAATTAATTTGTTTACTGATTTCggttttttaacctatttttatttaGTCAGCATTTCTGTGGCTGATCTATGGGAGAATGGAATGAAGACCTCCCATTACCAATGTCTTACCAAAGAGATGCAGACTTCTTTAATCTGTAGATGCTGTTTACAATTTGAACCATTCACAGTTTTATCTGGAAATGTGTGATACCTGCCCAAAGACCAGACTTTTTGTAAAACCTCACATCATTTTGGTTTAGTAGTTTTGAAATTAATGTACTAAGCTAAGAGACACgaatgagaaataaagatttcaaagCAAGAATCTGCCCCGAAGAAGattatcatcttaaaaaaatgtccaatacaacaacttttttctttcaggGCACAAATGAATATGAGGCacaaatgaagacaaaagaaattaaagataattaataAGTGGCTTTACAAAGAAGTCACACATAAATACTAAGATACATACTCATAGTTAACTATACTAGAACTAAAATTAAGTAAATctatagataaaattttaaaataaaaataaaaagtacactcataaaagttatttcttaaatgtaaGTATTTTCCAAGTCACTGCAATCTGCAGCCTAAGGATACCCCACCTATCCCCATTCCATCCCAACCAGCGCAATGTAGGTCAAATTACGCAAGTAAATCACTGCTAACTCCTAAAGACCAGATCCAAAAAGATGACTTTTAGAAGTGGAGATTTATGCACAGCTAGCTACTCATATGCCTCTGAATAGAGCCTGTGCTCTACAGGAGATCATATCCCAACAAGGGCTTTTCCAATCAAAATGACACCTCCCACAACCCAAGCAAAAGGACAACTTGTAAAGACTGAAGAGGGAGTAGCTAAGCCATCGGCTCAACAGTGGACTCAAAGCCAACATAATCATGGACATCAACATCACATGGTGTGTCCCCGAGGGCTTGCCTTCTCTCCTCCAAGTCTTCCATCAAAAACATTTACTCATCCTAAATTCTGCTGCTGCATCCacaaaataactaaatgaatACGGTTCTAAACTTTAATGCCAAGAAATTTCTAACatcttttcaaatagaaaaaaatgattacatcataatatagatttcttttttccaaagattttatttacttgacacagagagcaaagcagggagagcagcagagagagagagaaaagcaggcttcccactgtgcagggagactgatgtggggcttgatcctaggaccccaggatcatgacctgagccaaaggcagacacttaaccaactgagccacccaggagcctgatACAAcgtattttttcaaatgaaacagGACAATGTCCAAGATTTGCTCTTTAATAATTCAggatagagaaagggagaagatgaaGGTATTCGGTGGCTCTCAACTAAAGGCAATTTTGACCCTCTTGGGGACACTGGGCAATGCTtggggacatttttggttgtcatcaCTGGGAAATATTATTGGCATCTGGTGGGTAGATGCCAGGACTGCTACTGAACagcctacaatgcacaggacagctccacaacaaagaatcatCCAGTCCCAAAGGCCAAGAGCACTAAGTCTGAGAACCTGttataaacaaaacaacactGTTGCAACGAGGTGATGGAAATCAGAGGTGGGGGTCAGCCATAGAAGGTTCTTTCATTAACCCGTCTTCCTCCTTTTTTGGTATTTTACATaagctttgttttcttaaaattgcaACACAATCAAAGCCCACTTTTGCCCGCCAgctctgaatgaaaatgaaaatgaaaaaggccATGTCTAAAATACACCAGCATGATCTAACATAGAAATGCTACATCTTCTATCAGTGTTTTGAACTCAACTAGCCACACAAATATTtcccaaattaaacaaaaagaggggggcctgggtagctcaggtggttaggcatctgactcttgatctcagctcaggtcttgatctcaggatcatgagttcaagccctgcgttgggagcctacagaaaacaaaacaaaacaaaaagagcatgGCATGTCCAACAGAGGTCTGAAACATACTCAGGTTACTTTGTCACATCCATTACCTCCGTCTTAACCGAGTATCTTTGTCAGGACTACAGGAATAAGAAACTCAAAGTCTCTCAAACTCTTTGAAAGTAACTATAAATCCACCTCCACATTTTCCTATTATAAAAGGGAAATAGTTATAAAAACTatgatcaggggtgcctgggtggctcagttggttaagcatctgccttcacctcaggtcatgatcccagggtcctgggaagccccacattagactccctactcagtggggagcctgtgttctcactctgcctctgcccctccccctgcttgtgcactagtgctttctctcaaataaataaaatctttaaaaaataaaataaacttatgaTCACTACAAAGGAGGTTTCACATAAGTTTGCTACAATACCTGGTCCATGTCAATAAAGAAATACTAGGCAACTCATTCTTCTCTGCCCCACTTCCCAATCTAATCAACATCTGATTGCTCTAGCCTCAATAATTACTATTGATGTGTTCTTATATTCCCTGGGAAACCAACGATCTTCTAATTCTTTCGTTAAACACATCAGAATGCTCCTATTTATCACTCAGAATGAGCTTCTTCTGTGGAAAACAACAGAGAGACAAGGATGAGAAAGAATGGGACCATTCTCCCACAACAGAACAAGAGACTGAAACATACTTGTTTTGTCGATCAGGCTCTGAGCCTGTTCTTCCATCCATTTCTGATAGTAGTCTTTCAcattctctttgtgttttctacCACTGCAATGTGTCTTTCTCACAGATGGCTATAAGACAAAAAAGGTCATATTGGTCACAGAAACAAGTTCTCCAGATCAGAAATTTTATAAAGCCCTTCTTTATATATAGGTAGCCTGGCTACCTTTAGCAGCTTTAGCTGGGTGCTGAAGCATGATTTACAAACATTATCCAACAATGCACTGtggtcatttataaataaatttatatatttatccactgaccagaggtcagcaaactatgaCCCATGGGCCAGTCACCTGATTTTGTAAAACAACGGAGTAGAACACAGCCACATTCATTTGTTCAGGTATTATCTATGTCCTGTCCTTACTCTAGAAGTCATTGCAGAAAAAGACTATATGGTCCACAAACCTAAAATAATTACAGTCTGGCACTGAAGGGAAAGTTTGCAAACTCCTGATCTAGAACACAATGCCATTTTAATGCCCTTTCTTAGATTATTCTATAGCAAAATAATACAgcttacatatatttaaagtatactgTTTATAAGAATATCTTCTTTTAAATGACTTTGGGTCTAGAATATAGACTATGAATCACATATAGACTTTTGTCTCTAGCTCACTAATCCTTTggtttttttaacagcttttctGAGGTAAAACTGACATAAGCGAAACTCCACACATTTAACCATTTGTTtaagttaacatttatttaacactaCATGCCAAACACCATGCTATGTACTTTACAAGCAGTGTTGCCAAACACCATGCTATGTACTTTATAAGCGGTGTCTCAATCATCCTAATAATCACATGTGCGtggtacaatggaatattaaccaGAAAGAACCCATCACTAATTCACACAATggtggatgaatctcaaaaggatgctcagggcacctgagtggcccgGTCAGCTACATATCTGCCTTCAGTTGAGGTATggtctcggggccctgggattgagccccgcatccagctcccagctcaacaTTAAGTATGctggtccctctgcccctcccaccaccgctcgctctcaaataaatcttaaaaaaaaaaaaaaaaaaaaaaaaccacacaataCACTCAGCAAAAGAAGTGAGATACACAGAGTATATACCCTaagattccattcatatgaagttTTAAAACCAGTTAATATTgacctttcataataaaaaccagaTCAGTTGGGGCTAAGGGTGCAGGGGACAGAAGGTAAAAAAAcacaagggaactttctggggtgatggaaatgttctgtatctcaTGTATACACCAAATGGAAATTATTTGCCAAATTATCAGACCATACTTAAAAGGTATGCATTTAATCgaaatataattcaataaaattggggcgcctgggtggctcagtgggttaa is from Mustela erminea isolate mMusErm1 chromosome 4, mMusErm1.Pri, whole genome shotgun sequence and encodes:
- the SNRPC gene encoding U1 small nuclear ribonucleoprotein C, coding for MPKFYCDYCDTYLTHDSPSVRKTHCSGRKHKENVKDYYQKWMEEQAQSLIDKTTAAFQQGKIPPTPFSAPPPAGAMIPPPPSLPGPPRPGMMPAPHMGGPPMMPMMGPPPPGMMPVGPAPGMRPPMGGHMPMMPGPPMMRPPARPMMVPTRPGMTRPDR